Proteins encoded in a region of the Rhodopirellula halodulae genome:
- a CDS encoding DUF2262 domain-containing protein translates to MSESYEPPTGEELSTVDVADCEYTSGLIEIDGLISESGQGGWPGEGRYTVHSFTMAAWRRTGQSVRNETLLLLRPVPETASYFGDFQAGTLHRFEVLLSVDQTRAIVSKIVEENIKDDELEAIAIELARPVVLQTERFGELTLNRSIHWFEGVANWNSQEVEISLETDEDLDITNQLETAETLFANAAEWQEKINAFAVAEKLELANDWQEKGQKLDADEFLQRMSLNSITIKPDGEFEFWHDDGDIFFGHSIQISGSLTQGLTDSDIPG, encoded by the coding sequence ATGAGTGAGTCGTACGAGCCACCGACGGGTGAAGAACTTTCAACAGTTGATGTGGCAGACTGTGAATACACGTCCGGGTTGATTGAAATTGACGGCCTCATTTCAGAATCAGGCCAAGGCGGCTGGCCTGGGGAAGGTCGCTACACCGTTCACTCGTTCACCATGGCGGCATGGCGGAGGACAGGACAATCGGTGCGAAACGAAACCTTACTCCTGCTTCGGCCAGTGCCAGAGACAGCATCGTATTTCGGTGACTTTCAAGCGGGCACGTTGCACCGTTTTGAAGTCTTGTTGTCGGTCGACCAAACCCGTGCAATCGTGTCCAAAATCGTCGAAGAGAACATCAAGGACGACGAACTGGAAGCGATCGCAATTGAACTCGCGCGTCCAGTCGTGTTGCAAACGGAAAGGTTCGGTGAACTGACTTTGAATCGCAGCATCCATTGGTTCGAAGGTGTCGCGAATTGGAACAGTCAGGAAGTCGAAATCTCGCTTGAGACCGACGAGGATTTAGACATCACCAACCAACTCGAAACCGCGGAAACACTTTTCGCAAACGCAGCCGAATGGCAAGAGAAAATCAACGCGTTCGCTGTCGCCGAGAAACTAGAGCTTGCAAACGATTGGCAAGAAAAGGGACAGAAGTTGGATGCAGATGAATTCCTCCAACGGATGTCGCTGAACTCAATCACGATCAAACCGGACGGTGAGTTCGAGTTTTGGCACGACGACGGCGACATTTTTTTTGGCCATTCCATTCAGATCAGTGGTTCTCTGACGCAGGGATTGACTGATTCGGACATCCCCGGATAG
- a CDS encoding nitroreductase family protein codes for MQVKDAIFNRRAVKHFDANHKMTAAEEKELLETTLLSPTSFNIQHWRFVILRDPDLRAKIRTEHGNDQSQMTDASLLVLFTADMKAWNKEPSRYFANAPKEVAEMLVSWMGPFHDGREWLQRDEAQRSIGIAMQTMMLAAQGMGYQSCPMIGFDIEAVAKLINLPDDHVMGPMVAIGKGTQDPWPKPGQLPLDEVTLENSF; via the coding sequence ATGCAAGTGAAAGACGCCATCTTCAACCGTCGGGCCGTGAAGCACTTCGACGCCAATCACAAAATGACCGCGGCGGAGGAGAAAGAACTGTTGGAAACGACGCTGCTGTCCCCCACCAGTTTCAACATCCAGCACTGGCGGTTTGTGATCTTGCGTGACCCAGACCTGAGGGCAAAGATCCGCACGGAGCATGGAAACGATCAGTCCCAAATGACCGACGCGTCGCTGCTGGTTCTCTTCACCGCCGACATGAAGGCGTGGAATAAGGAACCCTCACGCTACTTCGCCAACGCACCAAAGGAAGTCGCGGAGATGTTGGTGAGTTGGATGGGGCCGTTTCATGATGGACGCGAATGGTTGCAGCGTGACGAAGCTCAACGCTCCATCGGCATCGCGATGCAAACGATGATGCTGGCCGCTCAGGGCATGGGCTATCAGTCTTGCCCGATGATCGGCTTTGACATCGAAGCAGTTGCCAAACTGATCAACCTCCCCGACGACCACGTGATGGGGCCCATGGTCGCCATCGGAAAAGGCACCCAAGACCCGTGGCCCAAACCTGGCCAATTGCCTTTGGACGAAGTCACGCTCGAAAACAGTTTTTGA
- a CDS encoding DUF2924 domain-containing protein, whose protein sequence is MTDETRLAVAALEDKTVNELRSLYEEVFDEVCRSRHKKYLVRRIAWRLQALDEGGLSNEAKQKARELAATSDLRMTAPREEVLDNVRRATPEEDGYVDWDPRLPPPGSFLERRYKGQMVRVLVLTDGFEYEGKRFRSLSKVAGEITGVSYNGFLFFRLGRRQK, encoded by the coding sequence ATGACGGATGAAACTCGACTGGCGGTTGCCGCGCTTGAGGACAAGACAGTCAATGAACTGCGATCGCTCTACGAAGAAGTGTTTGATGAAGTTTGTCGCAGTCGCCACAAGAAGTATTTGGTGCGACGAATCGCTTGGCGGCTGCAAGCGTTGGACGAAGGCGGGCTGAGCAACGAAGCGAAGCAGAAGGCTCGAGAGTTGGCGGCAACATCGGATCTTCGTATGACGGCTCCACGCGAAGAAGTTCTGGACAACGTTCGTCGGGCCACGCCGGAGGAAGATGGGTACGTCGACTGGGATCCTCGCTTGCCACCGCCGGGCAGCTTTCTGGAGCGGCGATACAAGGGCCAGATGGTTCGGGTGCTCGTATTGACGGACGGATTTGAGTACGAGGGCAAACGGTTTCGTTCGTTGTCGAAAGTCGCTGGCGAGATCACCGGGGTCAGCTACAACGGATTCCTCTTCTTTCGGCTCGGAAGGAGACAGAAATGA
- a CDS encoding recombinase family protein codes for MKKKTESERRIIRCAIYTRKSTEEGLDQEFNSLDAQREAGENFIASQSQEGWKVISTRYDDGGYSGGNVDRPAMKRLLEDIAAGKIDCVVVYKVDRLSRSLLDFSKIMETFDNHGVSFVSVTQQFNTTHSMGRLTLNILLSFAQFEREIIGERIRDKIAAQRRRGKWAGGIPVLGYDVDRSGPSPKLVVNADEAAKVRRIFGLYLEMESMTPVVEELDRRGWCLKSWKTKSGKTRGGKPFDKSSLHTMLTNQTYIGRIKHKTQTFKGEHTPIIDQKLFDDVAAMMRSHARGGGNHLVNKYQALLKGLIYCPACNYSMVHNVARRRSKVYRYYTCVTAIKRGRKYCPSPSLPAADIEAAVVDQIRCIADDPGLRRDVLEQSSKRCEAELAELTTQRTQLTQRLNHQHEQMKHVSNSTDAGSGDSERLAALHQEVAGIIESLEIVNGEIERLTAEQIDERDVNAAFADFGNVWNELNTREKSAVLTLLISRIEFDADESSLSISMHPAGIKAFSAEATEQQQETNS; via the coding sequence ATGAAAAAGAAAACGGAATCTGAACGGCGGATCATTCGGTGCGCGATTTACACTCGTAAGTCGACTGAGGAAGGACTCGATCAAGAATTCAATTCGTTGGACGCCCAGCGTGAAGCCGGCGAGAACTTCATCGCCAGTCAATCGCAAGAGGGCTGGAAGGTCATTTCGACGAGGTACGACGATGGCGGCTACTCGGGCGGCAACGTTGACCGGCCCGCGATGAAACGATTGCTGGAGGATATCGCGGCGGGCAAGATTGATTGCGTGGTCGTGTATAAGGTCGACCGATTGAGTCGTAGCTTGCTGGACTTCTCGAAGATCATGGAAACGTTCGACAACCATGGCGTGTCGTTCGTTTCGGTGACGCAGCAGTTCAATACGACGCACTCGATGGGTCGGTTGACGTTGAATATTCTTCTTTCGTTCGCACAATTCGAGCGAGAGATCATCGGCGAGCGGATTCGCGACAAGATCGCGGCTCAGCGACGGCGTGGTAAATGGGCAGGCGGTATCCCGGTGCTGGGCTACGACGTCGACCGATCCGGGCCAAGCCCGAAGTTGGTGGTCAACGCGGACGAGGCGGCGAAGGTGCGGCGTATTTTTGGCTTGTACCTCGAGATGGAGTCGATGACGCCGGTGGTCGAAGAACTTGACCGTCGTGGATGGTGCTTGAAGTCTTGGAAAACGAAATCGGGAAAGACGAGAGGCGGCAAGCCGTTTGATAAATCGTCGCTGCACACAATGTTGACCAACCAAACCTACATTGGTCGGATCAAGCATAAGACGCAGACGTTCAAGGGTGAGCACACGCCGATCATTGACCAGAAGTTGTTCGACGATGTCGCGGCGATGATGCGTAGTCACGCTCGCGGCGGCGGCAATCACTTGGTCAACAAGTATCAGGCGTTGTTGAAAGGTTTGATCTATTGCCCGGCGTGCAACTACTCAATGGTTCACAACGTCGCTCGCCGCCGGTCGAAAGTGTACCGCTACTACACGTGTGTGACGGCAATCAAACGCGGGCGGAAGTATTGTCCGTCACCCTCGTTGCCAGCGGCTGATATCGAGGCCGCTGTGGTCGACCAGATTCGCTGCATCGCGGATGATCCAGGTTTGCGCCGCGATGTGCTGGAACAGTCGAGCAAACGTTGTGAAGCGGAGTTGGCGGAGTTGACTACCCAACGAACGCAGCTCACCCAACGGTTGAATCACCAGCACGAGCAGATGAAACATGTGAGCAATTCGACGGATGCCGGGTCTGGCGATTCAGAGCGATTGGCCGCATTGCACCAGGAGGTCGCCGGCATTATCGAGTCGCTTGAAATCGTTAACGGCGAGATCGAACGTTTGACTGCGGAACAGATCGACGAGCGTGATGTGAACGCCGCCTTTGCAGATTTTGGCAACGTCTGGAATGAGCTGAACACTCGCGAGAAGTCGGCGGTGCTGACGTTGCTGATCAGTCGGATTGAATTCGACGCAGACGAAAGCTCGCTTTCGATTTCGATGCACCCGGCGGGCATCAAAGCCTTTTCCGCCGAAGCGACCGAACAACAACAGGAGACGAATTCATGA
- a CDS encoding anti-sigma factor family protein codes for MSTNDCKTVQPDLSAYHDGELAAGRAATVAKHVESCESCAAELSSFRSIGSNFAQTPIPAKPSSLWQRIERELPTAVEPVTLSRRFSVWIRESPYGAGLVSMAASVLVLLGAGLWYGGGNNHNMASSGAMATHGTDGHSPDGEMSAEHMVEFAGVMDEYLQKLPSDPDAAERMLLTKYDGEKVDADGAVKLVGYRPIVSGGLPEGYSLASTSVLKMPCCTCVKAVCKRNDGSTLVLFEHDDEETAWFGDRRQSMATCGDKDCCLVDLDSSIAATWKQGTRSVTAVGVRDQDEVAKLVTWLDKS; via the coding sequence ATGTCAACCAACGATTGCAAAACTGTGCAGCCAGACCTGTCGGCTTATCACGACGGCGAGCTTGCGGCTGGACGAGCGGCAACGGTGGCGAAACACGTTGAGTCATGCGAATCGTGTGCGGCAGAGCTGAGTTCGTTCAGGTCAATCGGGTCGAATTTCGCTCAAACGCCCATCCCAGCAAAGCCGTCTAGTCTGTGGCAGCGAATTGAGCGTGAATTGCCGACGGCCGTTGAGCCGGTGACACTGTCGCGACGGTTTAGCGTTTGGATTCGCGAGTCGCCGTATGGCGCGGGGCTGGTGTCGATGGCCGCGTCCGTTTTGGTTCTATTGGGTGCAGGTCTGTGGTACGGCGGCGGCAACAATCACAACATGGCCAGCAGTGGTGCGATGGCGACGCACGGCACCGATGGACATTCGCCTGATGGTGAGATGTCAGCCGAACACATGGTCGAGTTCGCTGGCGTGATGGACGAATACTTGCAGAAGCTGCCCAGCGATCCAGACGCAGCGGAACGAATGCTGCTTACCAAGTACGACGGTGAGAAAGTCGACGCGGACGGAGCAGTTAAGTTGGTCGGCTATCGACCGATCGTCTCGGGCGGATTGCCCGAGGGATATTCGTTGGCATCAACCAGCGTCTTGAAAATGCCTTGTTGCACGTGCGTAAAGGCGGTTTGCAAACGCAACGACGGTTCGACGTTGGTTCTATTTGAACACGACGACGAAGAGACGGCTTGGTTTGGCGATCGCCGCCAAAGCATGGCAACGTGCGGCGACAAAGATTGCTGCCTCGTCGATCTCGATTCCAGCATCGCGGCAACTTGGAAGCAAGGCACTCGAAGCGTCACCGCCGTCGGTGTTCGCGACCAAGATGAAGTGGCGAAGCTGGTGACCTGGTTAGACAAATCCTAA
- a CDS encoding efflux RND transporter periplasmic adaptor subunit: protein MNEFFKQHRGKLWIAQAVAFVLLGVFVASWFGGGSDEPNVSSNSGTSNSEAMQGKPSIWTCSMHPQIRRDGPGSCPICGMDLVPVRESADGVRTVSISSEIKSLMNVQVSPVRRQYVTADVRMVGKIEYDETRLAHITAWVPGRLERMFVDYTGVEVNKGDHMVQIYSEALYTAQEELLAATRRDRPQSSSRFIEPLDLAESAREKLRLLGLTPEQIQTIEQRGKSSETVTIYSPVGGVVVGKLKQEGDRVQTGDRIYTVADLNHLWVQMDAYESDLAWLRYGQDVEFTTEAYPGEVFHGRIAFIDPVLNEDTRTVKVRVNVSNDDGRLKPEMFVRAIVKSNVAAGGRVLDASLAGKWISPMHPEIVKDQPGDCDICGMPLVRAESLGYVTAEPTDAAKPLIVPTSAVLLTGTRAIVYVQIPDADKPTYEGREIVIGPRAGEFYLVKSGLNEGDLVVTNGNFKLDSALQISAKPSMMTPQGGGGGGHNHGGMEMPKADEGVTMNASPMELVPAVRDAMQGIVEQYKTIQEKVEAANLAEIRAGYDELGKAVEALPADLIGPDMRPQWFEIAMLLRNDVTEGRETNSMREADRVFALTRQHVDQMKTQFPLPMSHDEMQMPAMANMDAPPEVTQQLDGFVGPYLGLGKALAADDLEGAKQAVEPLHQRLASLLPIVSESKAVEMWNKEKRDLSEIVARMQKASDLAALRSGFALLSEQMLSLERMFGLPTDAALYELHCPMAFEGRGASWIQSDDAVRNPYYGPSMLKCADKVEKL from the coding sequence ATGAACGAATTCTTCAAACAACACCGCGGGAAACTCTGGATTGCACAAGCGGTGGCGTTTGTGCTGCTCGGTGTCTTCGTCGCTTCTTGGTTTGGCGGCGGCTCGGATGAGCCGAATGTGTCCTCGAATTCCGGTACGTCGAATTCGGAGGCCATGCAAGGGAAACCGTCGATTTGGACTTGTTCGATGCATCCGCAAATCCGTCGCGATGGTCCGGGCAGTTGTCCGATCTGCGGGATGGACTTGGTTCCGGTCAGAGAATCGGCCGACGGTGTTCGCACCGTTTCGATCAGCTCTGAGATCAAGAGCCTAATGAACGTTCAGGTCAGCCCCGTGCGTCGGCAATACGTGACGGCCGATGTTCGGATGGTGGGCAAGATCGAGTACGACGAAACACGACTTGCCCACATCACGGCTTGGGTTCCCGGCAGGCTCGAACGCATGTTCGTTGACTATACGGGCGTCGAAGTCAACAAGGGCGACCACATGGTGCAAATCTACAGCGAGGCACTCTACACCGCACAGGAAGAGTTGCTTGCCGCCACTCGGCGGGACCGGCCGCAAAGCTCATCGCGTTTCATCGAACCACTCGATCTTGCCGAATCCGCTCGCGAGAAATTGCGGTTGCTGGGACTGACGCCAGAACAGATTCAGACAATCGAGCAACGTGGTAAGTCATCCGAAACCGTAACGATCTATTCGCCGGTCGGCGGCGTGGTCGTCGGCAAGTTGAAACAAGAAGGTGATCGCGTACAGACCGGCGACCGCATCTACACTGTCGCTGATTTGAACCACTTGTGGGTTCAAATGGATGCTTACGAATCGGACCTAGCTTGGTTGCGATACGGGCAAGACGTCGAGTTCACGACCGAAGCTTATCCGGGCGAGGTTTTTCACGGACGCATCGCGTTCATCGACCCGGTGTTGAACGAAGATACGCGAACAGTGAAGGTTCGCGTGAACGTCAGCAACGATGACGGCCGACTGAAGCCGGAGATGTTCGTGCGGGCGATCGTGAAGAGCAACGTCGCGGCGGGCGGCCGAGTGCTTGATGCGTCGTTAGCTGGAAAGTGGATCAGCCCGATGCATCCCGAGATCGTGAAAGATCAACCGGGCGACTGCGACATTTGCGGGATGCCATTGGTACGGGCCGAATCATTGGGCTATGTCACTGCGGAACCGACCGATGCTGCGAAGCCGTTGATCGTACCGACGTCAGCGGTGTTGCTAACCGGCACACGAGCGATCGTCTACGTTCAGATTCCCGACGCAGACAAGCCGACTTATGAAGGTCGGGAGATTGTGATCGGTCCGCGAGCAGGTGAATTCTATCTGGTGAAGTCCGGTCTCAACGAAGGCGACCTCGTTGTGACCAACGGAAACTTCAAGCTCGACAGTGCGCTGCAGATTTCTGCGAAGCCCTCGATGATGACACCTCAAGGTGGCGGCGGCGGTGGACACAACCACGGCGGTATGGAAATGCCAAAGGCAGACGAAGGTGTCACGATGAACGCGAGTCCGATGGAGTTGGTGCCAGCGGTACGTGATGCGATGCAAGGCATTGTTGAGCAATACAAAACGATTCAAGAAAAGGTCGAAGCAGCGAACCTCGCAGAGATTCGTGCCGGCTACGACGAACTGGGTAAAGCGGTCGAGGCGTTGCCAGCAGACTTGATCGGCCCCGACATGCGACCGCAATGGTTCGAGATTGCGATGTTATTGCGGAACGACGTCACCGAAGGCCGTGAGACCAATTCCATGCGTGAAGCCGATCGGGTGTTCGCGTTGACTCGCCAGCACGTCGATCAAATGAAGACGCAATTCCCGTTGCCGATGTCTCACGATGAAATGCAGATGCCAGCGATGGCGAACATGGATGCTCCGCCAGAAGTGACCCAGCAATTAGACGGCTTTGTCGGTCCTTATTTGGGACTTGGTAAGGCGCTCGCGGCCGACGATCTGGAGGGTGCGAAGCAAGCCGTCGAGCCGTTGCATCAGCGATTGGCTTCATTGCTGCCGATCGTCTCTGAGTCCAAAGCGGTCGAAATGTGGAACAAAGAGAAACGCGACTTGTCCGAGATCGTCGCAAGAATGCAGAAAGCAAGCGACCTCGCCGCCTTGCGGAGCGGATTCGCGTTGCTGTCTGAGCAGATGCTGAGCCTGGAGCGGATGTTCGGCCTTCCCACCGACGCGGCTCTTTACGAACTGCATTGCCCGATGGCGTTTGAGGGACGTGGTGCATCTTGGATTCAGTCCGACGATGCAGTTCGCAATCCGTACTACGGCCCGTCGATGCTGAAGTGTGCCGACAAAGTCGAAAAGTTGTAG
- a CDS encoding efflux RND transporter permease subunit produces MTDNDETIEYAKRSILGRLIWFCLTNKLVVLLLVIATLGWGVMVAPFDWETGALPRDPVPVDAIPDIGENQQIVFTQWMGRSPQDVEDQIGYPLTVALLGIPEVKTIRSYSMFGFSSIYIIFGEDADFYWSRTRVLEKLNSLPAGTLPDGVQPTLGPDATALGQIYLYTLEGRDPDGNPTGGWDLRELRTIQDYYVRYSLTSAEGISEVASIGGFVQEYQIDVDPDAMRAAGVTLAKVFESIRMTNVDVGARTIELNKAEYVIRGLGFIEDIEDIEKTVVKVTDNVPITVADVANVSLGPALRRGALDKAGAEAVGGVAVVRYGYNPLAAIKNIKQRIKEVSPGLPTKVLVDYTKTSADEVDLYADRHDLEPITGATASSDAWVKHLRGMPQEQWPTWITTSQVAVVPFYDRTGLIYETLGTLNTALFEEILVTIIVILVMVVHLRSSFLISALLPLAVLMCFIAMKTFGVDANIVALSGIAIAIGTMVDMGIILTENILKYLDEAAPEDDKLTVIFKAAHEVAGAVLTAVTTTVVSFLPVFTMIGAEGKLFRPLAFTKTFALTASVIVALTIIPPAAHVLMGGRIESKSLRRGAWFALLILGIAASMMLTWWVGAILIVLSAYKLYEERIPERYHRFGPYAASALAAIVVGVLLTQEWLPLGPQKGLLLNLLFVGGLIGGILGFFTVFQRFLYEPILRWCLNHKLAFLCLPTAILLFGGSAWLGFDKVFGFVPKAFSMVGISDSTVRESGPWRTATNVLPGLGKEFMPPLDEGSFLYMPTTMPHASIGEAMDVLQLQNQLLVSIPEVESVVGKIGRADTPLDPAPVSMIETYITYKSEYKTDEDGHRLNFRYDTEANEYIRDDDGELILDPTGRPFRQWRDEIRTPDDIWQAITTAAQIPGTTSAPKLQPIAARIVMLQSGMRAPMGMKVKGPDLETIERVALELESLLKQIPTVQSSAVIADRIVGKPYLEIDIDRDAIKRYGLHIRSVQDVIEVAIGGRQITKTVEGRERFPVRVRYARELRDDLESLERILVPTPMGSQIPLGQLADIRYTRGPQVIKSEDTFLLGYVLFDKKPGEAEVDVVEDAQAFLQSKIDSGEFTLPAGVTYTFAGNYENQIRSQKTLAIVLPLALGIIFLILYLQFKSAITTSLVFSGILIAWAGGFIMLWLYGTEWFLDFSLLGTNMRELFQVKTINLSVAVWVGFLALFGIASDDGVVIASYLDESFRKDRIENAQHAREATVAAGMRRVRPCLMTTATTILALIPILTSTGRGSDIMVPMAIPSFGGMVIAIITMFIVPVLYCSAMEWKLRLGIRDERFAKDA; encoded by the coding sequence ATGACTGACAACGATGAAACCATTGAATACGCAAAACGCTCGATCCTCGGCCGGCTGATCTGGTTCTGCTTGACCAACAAGCTCGTTGTCCTGTTGCTGGTCATTGCGACGCTGGGCTGGGGCGTCATGGTCGCGCCGTTCGATTGGGAAACCGGCGCGTTGCCTCGCGATCCCGTTCCCGTCGACGCGATTCCCGACATTGGCGAGAACCAACAAATCGTGTTCACGCAGTGGATGGGTCGCAGCCCACAGGACGTCGAGGACCAGATCGGTTATCCGTTGACGGTTGCGCTGTTGGGCATTCCCGAAGTCAAGACGATCCGCAGCTATTCGATGTTCGGCTTCTCGTCGATTTACATCATCTTCGGCGAAGACGCAGACTTCTATTGGTCGCGAACGCGAGTGCTGGAAAAGCTGAACAGCTTGCCCGCCGGTACCTTGCCCGATGGCGTGCAACCGACTCTCGGACCGGACGCGACAGCATTGGGGCAGATTTATCTTTACACGCTCGAGGGCCGCGATCCTGATGGCAACCCGACCGGCGGTTGGGACTTGCGAGAGCTGCGAACGATTCAAGACTACTACGTTCGCTATTCGTTGACTTCAGCGGAAGGGATCAGCGAAGTCGCGTCGATCGGCGGCTTCGTTCAGGAGTACCAAATCGACGTTGATCCCGATGCGATGCGGGCCGCTGGAGTGACGCTTGCGAAGGTGTTTGAGTCGATTCGCATGACGAACGTTGATGTGGGTGCTCGGACGATCGAACTGAACAAGGCGGAATACGTCATCCGCGGTCTCGGCTTCATCGAGGATATCGAAGACATCGAGAAGACGGTCGTAAAAGTGACGGACAACGTGCCGATCACGGTGGCCGACGTAGCCAACGTGTCACTCGGGCCGGCTCTCCGGCGTGGTGCGCTCGACAAGGCCGGTGCGGAAGCCGTCGGCGGAGTCGCGGTCGTGCGTTACGGATACAACCCGCTGGCAGCGATCAAGAACATCAAACAGCGTATCAAGGAAGTTTCGCCGGGCCTGCCGACGAAGGTGCTTGTCGATTACACAAAGACGTCGGCCGATGAAGTTGATCTCTACGCCGACCGGCATGACCTGGAACCGATCACGGGAGCGACGGCCAGTAGCGATGCCTGGGTCAAGCATCTTCGTGGCATGCCCCAAGAACAGTGGCCGACATGGATTACGACCAGTCAAGTCGCGGTCGTGCCCTTCTACGATCGCACGGGGTTGATCTACGAGACGCTGGGCACGTTGAACACAGCGCTGTTTGAAGAAATCCTCGTGACAATCATCGTGATCCTGGTGATGGTCGTCCACCTACGCAGCTCATTTCTTATTAGTGCGCTACTACCGCTGGCCGTTTTGATGTGCTTCATCGCCATGAAGACGTTTGGCGTGGACGCAAACATCGTGGCGTTGTCTGGCATCGCGATTGCGATCGGGACGATGGTCGATATGGGGATTATTCTCACCGAGAACATTCTCAAATACCTGGATGAAGCTGCGCCCGAAGACGACAAGTTGACGGTGATCTTCAAAGCGGCTCACGAAGTCGCCGGTGCGGTGCTGACCGCCGTGACAACGACCGTGGTCAGTTTTCTGCCAGTATTCACGATGATCGGTGCGGAAGGAAAGCTGTTTCGTCCGCTCGCATTCACCAAGACGTTTGCACTCACGGCATCCGTCATTGTGGCGCTGACAATCATTCCGCCAGCCGCCCACGTGTTGATGGGCGGGCGCATTGAGTCAAAGAGTTTGCGTCGTGGGGCTTGGTTCGCGTTACTGATTCTCGGTATTGCGGCGTCGATGATGTTGACGTGGTGGGTCGGTGCAATCTTGATCGTGCTGTCCGCATACAAACTGTACGAAGAACGGATTCCTGAGCGTTACCACCGTTTCGGACCGTACGCGGCCAGTGCACTCGCGGCGATAGTCGTCGGTGTTCTGCTGACGCAGGAGTGGTTGCCGCTGGGACCGCAGAAAGGTTTGCTACTGAATTTGCTGTTCGTCGGCGGATTGATTGGCGGCATCCTCGGCTTCTTTACTGTCTTTCAACGATTCCTGTACGAACCGATCCTGCGTTGGTGCCTGAATCACAAGCTCGCGTTTCTCTGCTTGCCAACTGCGATCCTGTTGTTCGGTGGATCGGCTTGGTTGGGTTTCGACAAGGTCTTTGGTTTCGTTCCCAAGGCGTTCTCGATGGTTGGCATTTCAGATTCGACTGTTCGGGAGTCCGGTCCTTGGAGAACAGCAACCAACGTGCTACCGGGACTCGGCAAAGAATTCATGCCGCCGCTCGACGAAGGCTCGTTCCTCTACATGCCCACCACGATGCCGCACGCTTCGATCGGTGAAGCGATGGACGTGTTGCAGTTGCAGAACCAACTGCTCGTCTCGATCCCCGAAGTCGAATCGGTCGTCGGTAAGATTGGTCGCGCCGACACTCCGCTTGATCCGGCACCCGTGTCGATGATCGAAACCTACATCACCTACAAGTCGGAATACAAAACCGACGAAGACGGTCACCGGCTGAACTTCCGCTATGACACGGAAGCAAACGAGTATATCCGCGACGACGACGGTGAGCTGATCCTTGATCCCACCGGTCGTCCGTTCCGGCAATGGCGAGACGAAATACGCACGCCTGACGACATTTGGCAAGCCATCACGACGGCGGCCCAGATTCCAGGCACGACGTCCGCTCCTAAACTGCAACCGATCGCGGCTCGGATCGTGATGCTGCAGAGCGGCATGCGTGCGCCGATGGGGATGAAGGTGAAAGGCCCGGACCTGGAAACGATCGAGCGGGTTGCCTTGGAATTGGAATCGCTGTTGAAGCAAATTCCAACGGTCCAATCGTCAGCCGTCATCGCTGACCGCATCGTCGGCAAGCCGTACTTGGAGATCGACATCGACCGCGATGCGATCAAGAGATACGGACTGCATATTCGCAGCGTGCAGGACGTGATCGAGGTTGCGATTGGCGGCCGGCAGATTACGAAGACAGTCGAAGGCCGTGAGCGTTTCCCAGTGCGAGTTCGTTACGCCCGCGAACTGCGGGACGATCTCGAATCGCTCGAACGGATTCTGGTCCCAACGCCGATGGGATCGCAGATTCCGCTCGGACAACTCGCAGACATTCGTTACACGCGCGGCCCGCAGGTCATCAAGAGCGAAGACACGTTCTTGCTCGGATACGTGCTATTCGACAAGAAGCCCGGTGAGGCGGAAGTCGACGTTGTCGAAGATGCTCAGGCATTTTTGCAATCGAAGATTGACTCGGGCGAGTTCACGCTGCCCGCTGGAGTCACCTACACGTTCGCAGGCAACTACGAAAACCAAATCCGATCGCAAAAAACGCTGGCAATCGTGTTACCACTCGCACTCGGGATCATCTTCTTGATTCTGTACCTGCAATTCAAATCAGCCATCACAACATCGCTAGTCTTCAGTGGCATCCTGATCGCGTGGGCGGGCGGTTTCATCATGCTATGGTTGTACGGGACCGAATGGTTCCTCGATTTCAGCTTACTCGGCACCAACATGCGTGAGCTGTTCCAAGTCAAAACGATCAACCTAAGTGTTGCCGTTTGGGTCGGCTTCTTGGCCCTGTTCGGCATCGCCAGCGACGATGGCGTCGTGATCGCATCGTACCTTGACGAAAGCTTCCGCAAGGATCGCATCGAGAACGCCCAGCACGCTCGCGAAGCCACTGTGGCTGCCGGCATGAGACGCGTTCGACCGTGTTTAATGACCACGGCGACGACAATCCTGGCATTGATTCCAATCCTGACATCGACCGGCCGTGGCAGCGACATTATGGTGCCGATGGCGATCCCCAGTTTCGGCGGCATGGTCATCGCAATCATCACGATGTTTATCGTGCCGGTTTTGTATTGCAGTGCGATGGAGTGGAAGTTGCGGCTGGGTATCCGAGACGAACGCTTTGCGAAGGACGCTTGA